A single window of Dermacentor albipictus isolate Rhodes 1998 colony chromosome 1, USDA_Dalb.pri_finalv2, whole genome shotgun sequence DNA harbors:
- the LOC139054994 gene encoding tigger transposable element-derived protein 6-like, with amino-acid sequence MKSRDCSSAILALCRGRVVHSLPFSSTTTSFHPQDTMATQVKKRKTLSLEQKAQIIAQAESGRKKAAIAEDFGIPASSLSTILGNKDSVRMALASGTSSKHKKVTRPLHEELDKAVHAWFVEARASNVPLSGSIVQQKALNYACLLGIDDFKASIGWLNRFKARHNIVGKVLCGESMSADVDGAAAWKASNMAGILSNFAPADIYNADETGLFYEMLPARTLDFKGQRCHGGKHSKTRITVLLCTNMDGSDKRPPLVIGKSAKPRCFKGTRSLPVQYKANNKSWMTRAIFTEWMMAFDRDMKRQGRKVCLLLDNCSAHHSDEVKLTNTELRFFPPNCTSVLQPLDQGVILSLKRAYRGRLIQRLLFNTETGRDTKVDLYVALQIMSAAWSTLGRSVIVNCFRHAGFAEGQQIQIQIQIQIYWFQNKSVTDDDEEASPAPGIAAAWKTLGEIGTVPPNLELDEYIGADACVVVHEDVSDEQIIKAARNDKDSSDEEDDDVQEAPAAATAVQVMDAFDVIRNFVAVRDDDVAMGLLTECENRVTALLAVKRKQTKLTDFWH; translated from the exons ATGAAATCACGTGATTGCAgttccgccattttggctttgtgTCGTGGTCGCGTTGTTCACTCGCTGCCTTTCTCTTCGACAACGACGAGTTTTCATCCGCAGGACACGATGGCAACGCAAGTGAAAAAACGCAAAACTCTTTCCCTTGAGCAAAAAGCTCAAATAATCGCCCAAGCAGAAAGCGGAAGGAAGAAAGCGGCAATTGCTGAAGACTTCGGAATTCCTGCAAGTTCGCTGTCAACGATTCTAGGCAATAAGGACAGCGTGAGAATGGCACTTGCTTCAGGCACATCCTCGAAGCACAAAAAGGTGACGCGGCCCCTCCATGAAGAGTTGGACAAAGCAGTGCATGCGTGGTTTGTGGAAGCACGAGCCAGCAACGTCCCCCTGTCCGGAAGCATCGTCCAGCagaaagccttgaactatgcatGCCTACTTGGCATTGATGATTTTAAAGCCAGCATTGGCTGGCTAAACCGTTTCAAGGCCCGCCATAACATCGTTGGAAAAGTGTTGTGCGGCGAGTCAATGTCAGCAGACGTGGACGGAGCAGCTGCTTGGAAGGCGAGTAACATGGCCGGAATTTTAAGCAACTTCGCGCCTGCAGACATTtacaacgccgacgagaccgggctaTTCTACGAGATGTTGCCGGCTAGGACGCTCGACTTCAAGGGGCAGCGCTGTCACGGCGGCAAACACAGCAAAACACGCAtcacagtgctgctttgcacaaacATGGATGGCTCGGACAAGCGTCCGCCGTTAGTCATAGGCAAAAGTGCCAAGCCGCGCTGTTTTAAGGGAACTCGTAGCCTACCTGTGCAGTACAAGGCGAACAACAAGTCATGGATGACCCGCGCTATTTTCACCGAGTGGATGATGGCATTCGACCGCGACATGAAGCGGCAGGGCCGTAAAGTTTGCTTGCTTTTGGACAATTGTTCAGCGCATCACTCCGACGAAGTCAAGCTCACTAACACGGAGCTGAGGTTTTTCCCTCCCAATTGCACGTCTGTCTTACAGCCTCTCGATCAGGGCGTGATTCTTAGCCTGAAGCGCGCTTACCGTGGGAGGTTAATTCAGCGGCTGCTTTTTAACACTGAAACCGGCCGAGACACGAAGGTGGACTTGTACGTGGCACTGCAGATTATGTCTGCTGCCTGGAGCACACTGGGGCGCTCAGTAATTGTGAACTGTTTCAGGCACGCCGGATTTGCCGAAGGTCaacagattcagattcagattcagattcagatttattggttccaaaacaaaa GCGTTacagacgacgacgaagaggcgTCACCGGCTCCGGGGATCGCGGCCGCCTGGAAAACGCTGGGAGAAATAGGAACCGTGCCGCCTAATCTCGAGCTCGACGAATACATCGGCGCTGACGCTTGTGTTGTTGTTCACGAAGATGTGAGTGATGAGCAGATCATAAAAGCTGCCCGGAATGATAAGGACTCTTCcgatgaagaagacgacgacgtacAGGAAGCGCCGGCTGCGGCAACCGCCGTACAGGTGATGGACGCTTTTGATGTCATCAGGAATTTCGTTGCTGTCCGAGACGACGATGTTGCAATGGGTTTGCTGACCGAGTGCGAAAATCGCGTGACGGCGTTGCTCGCCGTGAAGCGTAAGCAAACCAAGCTTACAGATTTTTGGCATTAA